The window AGATATCTTTGATCTGAGCAGAGACGGACCTTTTGTGGAAAGCAAGAGTAAACAAGAATGCAACAAGAGAAACTCTTCGGGTCGGCAGGTTAAGTGGATACCGCAATTGCTTCCGTTTTAATCCGCCCGTAGGGCGTTTTGTTCTTGTATAGGAAATTATAAAATTTTCCTTTCAACATGTTGTAATTGCGAATAGAGTATTAGCTTAATGAAAAATAAGCTGATAAAATTAATCTTTCGTGATTTTTGGTATGTAGTCTGCGTTGAATTGGCAAGCAGGTACTCAAGCCTTCACTGGGAGTCAATCGTTGAAAATGTAGAAAAAATGATCAACTGTGGAGAGTCTACCAATGGCTATGTCGAGTATATTTGTCCGAATTGTTTTGAAAAAAGAGAGTAGGGTTCACCTGTAAGTGTCGATTCTGTACGTCTTGCGGTAAGCGATACGTCGATGAATGGGTTGAAAAGACAGTGAAAAGTATATTCGACGTAGTTCATCGACATTTAGTGTTTACCATTCCACAAGAACTCCGAAAGATAATTTTTAGTGATCGTATGCTGATCAAGATTATGATGGATTGTGCTTCAAAAGCGGCTGTGGAAGTACTTCAAAGTAAAGGAGTTGATGCTGTTCCGGGAATTCTATTAGTTGTCCATACGTTTGGAAGAGATCTTAAGTTTAATCCGCATGTCCATATGTTAATGACAGAAGGAGGATTAACATCTTCCAATCAGTGGGTTGATATTCCATTTTTGCCATATGGTCTGCTTAGAAAAAATGGCAATATTATTTGCTGACTGAAATAAAGGCTAGCTTGCCGCAAACAAAAGAAAATGTAAGATTCATAGATTACCTGTTTAAAAGCCAACGTAATGGTTTTTATGTAAATGGTAAAAGCAAGATGACATCAGCAAGACATGCAGCTCGATATATTGGTCGCTATATGGCTCGTCCAGCATTGGCAGAGCACAAGATAACGAATTACGATGGTGAGGAAGTAACATTTTGGTATATTGATCATAAAACAGAAGTTAAAGTTACCGAAGCGATTCCAGCCAAAGAGTTCATACAACGATTAATTGACCATATCCCGCTAAAGGGATTCAAGATGGTCCGCCATTATGGGTTATATTCTCGACGTACAAAAACAATCGCGATAGAGATTTTGATGGACTGTAAACGTTTTATCCAGAAGACTTTTGAATTCATGAAAAGTGATTCAAGGTCATTGAGCTGGAGAGAGCGTCTAGTACAGAGTTTCGGGAAAGATCCGTTAACATGTCCAAACTGTAAAGAAAAAATGTTTTTATGGCGGATTTGGCATCCTGACTATGGAGATATCTTTGATCTGAGCAGAGACGGACCTTTTGTGGAAAGCAAGAGTAAACAAGAATGCAACAAGAGAAACTCTTCGGGTCGGCAGGTTAAGTGGATACCGCAATTGCTTCCGTTTTAATCCGCCCGTAGGGCGTTTTGTTCCTTGGTTCACACTGGGTGTCAATGGCGAGAAATTCCGCATGATTTCCCAAAGTGGACCAGCGTTTACTATTACTTTCGTAAATGGAAGCGGGATGGAACCTGGTTTCTCGTCAAGCAGGCAATTCACACGGACCTGCGAGAGGAACAAGGGAAAAACGCTGAGCCTTCTGCGGTTATGATTGATAGTCAATCCGTCAAAACTGCACAGA is drawn from Candidatus Electrothrix aestuarii and contains these coding sequences:
- a CDS encoding transposase, with product MFTIPQELRKIIFSDRMLIKIMMDCASKAAVEVLQSKGVDAVPGILLVVHTFGRDLKFNPHVHMLMTEGGLTSSNQWVDIPFLPYGLLRKNGNIIC
- a CDS encoding transposase → MLTEIKASLPQTKENVRFIDYLFKSQRNGFYVNGKSKMTSARHAARYIGRYMARPALAEHKITNYDGEEVTFWYIDHKTEVKVTEAIPAKEFIQRLIDHIPLKGFKMVRHYGLYSRRTKTIAIEILMDCKRFIQKTFEFMKSDSRSLSWRERLVQSFGKDPLTCPNCKEKMFLWRIWHPDYGDIFDLSRDGPFVESKSKQECNKRNSSGRQVKWIPQLLPF